The nucleotide sequence aagAGTCCGTGCGTAGTCTGGCTTTATGGAAAGGGACAGGAGGTGGGTGCCAACTGCGGGAGGGTAGGAGGGCGTGGGCTGCGGCCCTTCTGTCGGCACTCAGTGGCAGAGCGCGCACAGACGCGAATGCTCAGCACACCCGGGCCCAGCCCGCAGGGTGCATCAATCCGTGGGCACCGGCCGTCGGGACCCTGACCCGTCCCGAGGTGACGCGACGCCCGCGTACTCGCTCCCAGAAGCGCGGCTGAGGCTCGGCCAGCAACAGCGAATCCTGGGAAGGTCCCGTGCCCTCGCGGGTGCCCCAGGCGCTGAGGCTGTGCGCGGGGCGTTCCGCTGCCAGACCCGCCCGGCAGGGGGCGCCAGGGCCGACCGCTCACGCCCGGCGCGCCGAGGAGGCCGCTGGGCGGGCCCCGCGGCCAGGCTTCCGGACCTCGTCGGCCCCTGGCCTTAGCCCTCGCAGAACGCTGCGGCGTCTTCCGGGGCCTGGCGGGCCGGGGACCGAGGGGGCGGGGAGGTGACCCGGCGGGGGCGGAGCCGGCGCGGGCGGGGGCACAGGCGCGGCGCGGAAGGCGGCCATGCGCTGCGTGGGGGCGATCTTGCGGCCGGCGGCGCACGGCGCCTGGGTGAGCACCCCAGCCGCGACCCGGCCCCCGCCCCGAACCCCACCTGGGTCCCTGCCAGCCCCCACTCCAGCCCCGGCCCCGACCGAGCATCCCGGAGCCCCAGGCCCGCCCCGCCGGTGTCTGGCTTGCCTCAGCTCACAGGCTTTTCCCTAGCGCCAGTTCCTCCCCAGCCAACACCTTCTCTTGCGACCTTTTTCTTACCCTCTCATTCCTCCCTCGCCCCTTCAACCCTGtcacctcctccttcccagaTGGCCTCCCATGTCCTTCCCTTtccactgattttatttttccgtTTCCCAATCACTGTCTTGTGATGCTTGCCATGCTTGCGTACTTTGCAGGACCTGAACCCGCGGCGGGACATCTCCTCCTGGCTGGTAAGTCCCCCCATCCTCCCCCGCGTCCTCACACAAGACCCCCAGGCACAGAGATCTAAAAGGCAGAGACAGGGTATGGAGCTAGGAGGGTACAGCCCTATTTCCCCAGACTCCCGGCACCTGGAGTTAGCCTGTAGCTCTCAGGGAGGTGGGGCAGACCAGAGGGCACTGGGCAGGGCGCCAGTCTTCAGTTCTGAGGACAGCAGCACCTAATGAACCAAGCCCGGTGTGGGTGGCCCTGCCACAGGCTGGAAGGATCCCGGCCCGCCCTCCCTAACACCCAGGTGGGAGCCAGCCTTTGAGGGAAGGCAGCTGGACCGTGAAACCTGAGCGCCTGCATGGCTTTGAAATCTCTTCACCATCCAAAGCTCACGGTCCTTATGGTGTCCTGGGAAACGGTCTTGTTGGGTGGCATCAGATCAGCCTCTTGTAGAGGAAACCTGCCACACACACAGGCCAGTGGGAAACTGGGAAAGGTCGCAGGCAGGAAGGTGCTTCCAGGGCTTGAGCTAACCCTGAGCCCCTCATCTTCCCTGGCCACAGGCCCGGTGGTTCCCTAGAACCCCAGCCAGGTCTGTGGTGGCCCTGAAGACCCCCATCAAGGTGGAGCTGGTGGCAGGGAAAACCTacaggtggtgtgtgtgtggccgCAGCAAGAAGCAGGTGAGACCCCTACTTGCCTTCCTACTGATACCTCTGGGAACAGCCTGGTGTCTCCAGTGAGTTCCCACCCAGATGATTTTAGTCTTCCCATACATACCTGAGGGACACCAAGGGGATTTGGGGACAAAAGGCCAGTGCCACCAGCAaccttaagctcactgcatctaTCTCTTGCAATGAAGCCAGAGAGACAGAAACTCAGTCACGCAGCCAGTCTGATGTGGCCAGGCTTCCAGTGGCCTCTTC is from Macaca thibetana thibetana isolate TM-01 chromosome 16, ASM2454274v1, whole genome shotgun sequence and encodes:
- the CISD3 gene encoding CDGSH iron-sulfur domain-containing protein 3, mitochondrial, whose amino-acid sequence is MRCVGAILRPAAHGAWDLNPRRDISSWLARWFPRTPARSVVALKTPIKVELVAGKTYRWCVCGRSKKQPFCDGSHFFQRTGLSPLKFKAQETRTVALCTCKATQRPPYCDGTHRSERVQKAEVGSPL